The segment GTAAGAAATGAATTAAGATGTTGCTGTTCAATCCATTCCATGGTACGTATTTCAACCGTAACACCACATGGACATAAAGCATCCACAGTGGCTTGGGCAAAGGTGGTGGGTGTCATTTGATTAGCGGGAGCATCACTTAAACGTCTGGCTAAATTTTGTGCCTCTGCTTTGAAAAGTCCCCGCGTCCAGGCATCTACATCTGGTGAATCGTATAGCTCCACTTTTGGCACCAGAGTTcggtttttcttttgtttattatcATTATAACGCCATATGGCTAAGGCACTACCTTCGGCTGCTTGTTCTGGATATTCCATAGAATCGACAAATACTTCAGAACAACCTTGCAATTGTAAGGTGCGTGCTCCAACACCGGCAGCAACACGTGCATTTTCCTGTGTTcggaaataaaatgaaaacatttaaatgtttcctTTAAACtaaagtagaaaattttcaaaaatttcttgtttttttatagaaaattttcaaaaatttctctgcttatagaaagttttaaaaacatttacttttaatagacattttttgaaaacaaaccttaattatttaataagaaaatgtttaaaaatttttctcttataTAGAATGTTTTCGAAAttctctctttttatagaaaatgtttgaaaatctctatttttataaaaaaaaattgttcccaaaattcttttataatgaaaattttttaaaaattatttttaccgaaaaaatttaaaaaaatatctttttttttatagaaaaatttagaagaattctttagaacattttctaattatatttctttttatagaaaagaaatttaaaatgatctctttttataagaaattttcaaaacatttctttataaaatattttctagtttttcaactttttaaacATCTCACAAAGATTACCCACCATTCCTTCATCGATCATTTCCAATTCATTGAAACCAGCACCCTCACGTCCTAAACCGATAACAGCCACCGAACGATATTCTtgatcaatattattaaatactttCCCTCTACCCAATTGGCCCGTGATATTACAtctaagtatttataaaaataatgacgcatattttcaaaatgttacttttttgaCACTTACTCTTTAACTAATTCTGAAACTTTGCCCTGCACCCGATCATCAAATTTCTCACCACTTGTAGTTAATTTAGGATCTTTATCGCCCTCTTTTTGGTAAACACCAATTACTAAacctttctaaaatttaaacaattaaacaaatattttagtcCAAACAAGCGTTACATTTCAAACACTTTCTATTTCATACCGTTACACGCGGATCTTCGGTAGAGGCATAGCGTCGTTGTATGTTGTCTATTttagtaaatgttttaaatttctttaacgaTCTGGTTAACGAACTATATAAACGTAATGAAGagaacattattttatatttgctttATGGGATTTTcgattatttaagtaaatttttgttaaaaaaaaatattatttgctttaaaaaatttctattaaaattgtaataaaattttgacttttgTTTACAGTTAGTCGTTCAAAGCCGcctattgaattaaaaaatataaaaaatattttgattacagtgttaaaatttttatagggttttaaaaatgttaggtttattttactctattttataaCCCAATGCATTAGGAACTATTAAACGGAATCACTAGGAAgaactttgtttttattgtttcaatatttttttttttaagattggcatgtttatttatttatagactaaacttagaaataaagtttatacaattttgtactaaatattgcttaataaatgttgttatttttacaaatattttataaataaattgcactAAACCACAATAGcagtatattgtttttaaaaataaattattgctaATTATTTGTACGTACAAAAcatgtactttttaattttcatttactattcgttatgaattttattcaatttttcttaaaaaatttacgataagtATTGTCCATTAGATAATCGGTAAAATGATCAATGGGATGTATAATAAAGGGTATGGAAGACAAACCAATAGCAACAGGAAGAAATTTCACAATAGATTTTTTGGCATTAACTTTACGTAGCAATTGTCCGCTGAAATAGGTGATTCTGTAAAAAGAAAGggagaaaataagttttatattttcgatTTACTGAACAGAAGATtgattttatatacagaaaatctgtcaaaatttattttttttcaatagaaaatctttctttttaacagaacatttttttcatttttttttggaaaattcaaaaaattcccGTGGTTTCCCCATTCGTGGTTTCCCCATGAGTTAATTAtcacaattaatattttttagtataaataaagcgttaattaaatatttatgaaaaaataaataaaattaaacaaaaacaagtaggtaagtatagtcgggcatggccgaacatataataacctacaccatgagtatatttttaaaatttttattttttataaagaaacttttatgttgaatattaccataattccaaaattttctaaatgaggctttatataggtcaaatatgggccgatcctcggtaaatgtgggaaaaggatatatttttaaataacagttaattttgttgagtttcattgcgatacaaatgtttacaagtcaattttagatgtttaagacattttttgaaggggggtttgtatgggggctagggtcaaataatggccgatccttacgaaaatctgcagtgtcattaatacttatataaaacttatttgtgccaatttttagagaaataataaaatatttgacgtaattatggcataaaaatcgAGAGGTacgcttgtatgggggctaggtaaaataatggaccgatttcaaccatttttcaataggcttcgttcctgcgccaaaaaacatgattggtccaaatttcatcaaattatcttaaaaattgcggcctgtaccttgcgcacaaggtttacatggacagccagccagccggacggacatgtcttaatcgacacaaaaaatgattctgaatcgatcggtattcTTTAAGAGTGGtattgaaccaatatttttgaatgttacaaacatcagcactacccacccactatagtggtgtagggtataattatatacaatttaacaaTTAACTACTTGTAGAATCAAAAATTCCCCTAATTTTACATTACTCACCTGTTGATGGTAAAACCAGGTATCGAAACAGAGGCTAACATTTGCCAAAGGAATACATCTACAGCCGTTATGCCAGCACTGCTAACAGAGgaactttgtttaaaatctttatagGTTTTATCAACAGTATCAGCTACAGCATAACCGGTAGCAACCACATAACTGCCTCTAACCACATTTTTCGAAACTAAATTACGAAAAGATTCACCAACTTCATTGGCATAAcctaaatttaaagtaaaaattgttgtaTGTAAACAAAGAAAACGATGTGAAATTTTATGGGAAAATATTTACCTAAATAACGCACCAAGGTATCACGATATAAATCTTTTTcgttttccattttttaataaacaattaaatgtttttactatTTTGCAACTATTTAGCAATGTTTACCACTTTCTATAAGTAATTGTTACTGTTTATTATGTAATTTGTTAGATGTTCTAAGTAATCTTTGCTGAATAGTTGttaattgtcatttgttttatttaaaattttctttccgcttccgtttacaatttttgttttgagttGTTTAGCGTTGGAATTCAACAAGGGAAAAAAAACCGTTAATCATtggtgtttattatttttctgtgttaatttttttacgatacactactacaactacaacaaatgAAGAGAATTGAAAAAGACTTGTGATAGGACAAGAAGAAGTAATGCCATTATCAGCTGTAACATTAAGCGTTGCCAGTATTACAAATGTTTGTTAgcgattttgtttagttttagttggTGCAGTTTTATTAGATATTAATAGTAGCtactattttgttatttaattaactaGCTAACTGATTTCATTTTATGCATTGCAATGTCAATTCTAaattatttcctaaaaaaagaaagaaagcgCCTTGGCGACACATCAAATTGTTTGACTCAAACGGtaagttttttgattttgttaataaagAATCTCACATCGCATATATACatgttagggttctataaatcgactttcgaataatcgaacaataaactttttgtcgaaaagtcgaagtcgactattttgttccaaaaaagtcaataactcgactatcgtctatgacaaaagtcgaaaagtcgactttgtaaataaaagtcgaaaaaagtcggaaacagtcgaaaaaagtcgaaaaaagtcgcaaaaagtagaaaaattcggaaaaagtcgaaaatagtcggaaaaagtcgaaaaaagtcgaaaagtcggaaaaagtaaaaaatagaatgaagtcgaaaaaactcaaaaaattgcaacaaatagaaaaaatataaataaaatttttttattaataataaataataataataatataatgttaaatggcaacattataaataaagtcggaaagtcgaaaatagtcgaaaaaagtcaaaagtcgaaaatagtcgaaaagtcgaaaaaagtcggaaagtcgactatttataaaatattaaaagtcgaaaagtcgacttttcataaaatgcaaaaagtcgaaatgtcgacttttcataaaatgcaaaaagttaaaaagtcgacttttcaactatagaaccctaatacaTGTGagttttttcactaacacaatTAAAAAACTTACCGTTTGAGTCGCTTAAGAATTCAgacttaaaaaaatcataaacatcGCCGTTATCATTTTGTTTATTGACAGCACTGCTgcaaaatgtcattaaaaataaaaacaaaacaaagataaGGAAAGAAAACGTCAAACGATGAACGCATCATCgtattataatttgttgttgttgtgcgaGGATAAAATTTTACGTCTTGATTTGtagtagaaaaaaattcattagaaATCGATCGAAAATCATTaatctttttaataattattaatttaaaaataagccTTACAACTTCAaccagttttttaataaaaggtaAACAatctaatgaaaaaataaaccaaagaaGAAGTGTCCACAAACAATATGAAATATCAGAacataaatacacataaaaataatatactaaaTTGATGAATGCATTAGTCATACAATTGTTTgtgtaaaatctttaatttcaaTGATTTTAATATAGAATAAACAAACGTCCTTTTGTTAGTTTGTAATGATGTCATTAGAAAAGGAGTTGCTACTCCTTGGTAGGAGTAtttgcaaatacatatttattgatttgtttgtttgtatagcAATAGTTGTGGATAATGGCATCGGGGACTACTTTACAGAAGGCCATCGATTTAGTAACAAAAGCTACTGAAGAGGATCGTAATAAAAATTATGCAGAGGCTTTGCGTCTTTACGAACATGGTGTGGAATATTTTCTACATGCTATAAAATGTAAGCCTTTTTTAGTTGTtggaaatttgtttgttattaaacttgtttaaaacaTTCCATAGATGAAGCTCAGGGTGAAAAGGCCAAGGATTCGATAAGAGCCAAATGCCTGCAATATTTGGATCGTGCTGAAAAACTTAAGGAATATTTGAAGAAAGGCAAAAAGAAGCCAGTCAAAGAGGGTGAATCTAGTTCAAAGTGAGTTATgcttaaaaggaatttttaatttcataatacaaacattttttcctTACAGAGATGACAAGGATAAGAAAAGCGACAGTGATTCGGATGGTGAAGATCCGGAAAAGAAGAAATTACAAAGTAAACTGGAGGGCGCCATTGTCATTGAAAAGCCCAAAGTGAAATGGTCCGATGTGGCTGGTTTGGATGCTGCCAAAGAAGCCCTTAAAGAAGCTGTCATTTTACCCATTAAATTTCCTCATCTCTTTACCGGCAAACGCATTCCCTGGAAGGGTATTTTGCTTTTCGGTCCTCCTGGTACGGGTAAATCTTACTTGGCCAAAGCCGTTGCTACCGAGGCAAACAATTCCACATTCTTCTCGGTTTCCAGTTCGGATC is part of the Lucilia cuprina isolate Lc7/37 chromosome 3, ASM2204524v1, whole genome shotgun sequence genome and harbors:
- the LOC111685962 gene encoding mitochondrial fission process protein 1, whose translation is MENEKDLYRDTLVRYLGYANEVGESFRNLVSKNVVRGSYVVATGYAVADTVDKTYKDFKQSSSVSSAGITAVDVFLWQMLASVSIPGFTINRITYFSGQLLRKVNAKKSIVKFLPVAIGLSSIPFIIHPIDHFTDYLMDNTYRKFFKKN